A single Chanos chanos chromosome 8, fChaCha1.1, whole genome shotgun sequence DNA region contains:
- the rmdn3 gene encoding regulator of microtubule dynamics protein 3, with product MNPVGRNGMIVIGVGATVGAGLIAFLIYRELNRRRRLVWTGSGAPVVSSGTVTGSALNTPVTRTLNQQEAAVLLGAGVECLSSEQHAELRNGLDEVLQCVSGLRTEVAELHGILRDIGTTIIEDVKKCVEESQRSRRRRNVYPRERTDSMSSSSIYFSASAGPASLYGEESEAGYSTANADSDYTDRETDREEERQESKDEDDEDEDEDRSCATVLTLRQEDSQAEEEEEEEEEDEIDGQGTEVITEVPSAELMSLLRQSDTLHEGDYGKKAEGFQLLHSNKPLYGNSAEFLWRLARAYSDMYESTENKEEKRAYAEQGRIEAESALQKNGLSAECHKWFAVLTGLNSQYESLHGKLKSSHTMKEHLDRAIALRDDDPLCFYLTGRWCYEVSTLGWLEKKAAAALFETPPTSSLHEALENFLKAEELNPGFSKTVRLYIAKCHKDLGNISEATNWAQLALRMPSAPSEENDTVALKAELQALTDRSLDTFLSSGDQ from the exons ATGAACCCAGTTGGGAGGAATGGTATGATTGTTATTGGCGTTGGAGCCACAGTCGGTGCAGGTTTGATAGCGTTTCTGATATACCGAGAGCTGAACAGGAGAAGACGGCTAGTCTGGACTGGCTCCGGAGCACCTGTCGTCAGCAGTGGTACAGTTACCGGTtcagcactgaacacaccaGTTACTCGAACACTCAATCAGCAAG AGGCTGCAGTGCTGTTAGGTGCCGGCGTTGAATGCCTGTCCTCTGAGCAGCATGCGGAGTTGCGTAACGGGCTGGATGaagttttacagtgtgtgtcaggCCTTCGTACCGAGGTGGCTGAGCTCCACGGCATTCTCAGAGACATCGGCACAACAATCATCGAGGACGTAAA gaaGTGTGTTGAGGAGAGTCAGAGGTCACGCCGTCGGCGTAATGTGTACCCACGGGAGCGGACAGACTCCATGAGCTCCAGTTCCATCTATTTCAGTGCCAGTGCAGGTCCAGCCAGTCTGTACGGAGAGGAGAGTGAGGCTGG ATACTCCACAGCCAATGCTGACTCTGACTACACCGACCGAGAGACAGATCGAGAGGAGGAGCGGCAGGAGAGTAAGGATGAGgacgatgaagatgaagatgaagatcgGAGCTGTGCAACGGTGCTGACTCTGAGACAGGAGGACTCTCaggctgaggaggaggaagaggaggaagaggaagatgaaattGATGGTCAGGGGACAGAGGTCATCACTGAGGTGCCCAGTGCAGAGCTGATGTCACTGCTCAGACAGAGTGACACACTGCATGAAGGGGATTATGGGAAAAAAGCAGAAGGATTCCAGCTTCTCCACTCCAACAAACCACTG tATGGCAATAGTGCAGAGTTTCTATGGCGACTGGCACGAGCTTACAGTGATATGTATGAAAGCACAGAGAataaggaggagaagagagcctATGCTGAgcaag GGCGGATTGAAGCAGAGTCAGCTCTCCAGAAGAATGGTCTGAGCGCAGAGTGTCACAAATG gtttGCTGTGCTAACCGGTCTCAATTCTCAGTATGAGAGTCTCCATGGAAAACTGAAGAGTAGCCACACTATGAAG gaGCATTTGGACCGGGCCATAGCTCTGAGAGATGATGATCCACTGTGTTTTTACCTGACGGGACGCTGGTGCTATGAg gtgaGCACCCTGGGTTGGTTGGAGAAGAAAGCTGCTGCAGCATTGTTTGAGACCCCACCCACCTCCTCACTGCACGAGGCTTTGGAGAACTTTCTCAAG GCAGAGGAGCTGAACCCAGGTTTCTCTAAAACAGTGAGACTGTACATTGCCAAG TGTCATAAGGATCTTGGAAATATCTCAGAGGCCACAAACTGGGCCCAGCTTGCTTTGAGAATGCCCAGTGCTCCCAGTGAG GAAAATGACACCGTTGCACTCAAGGCGGAGCTACAggctttgactgacaggtcatTAGACACATTTCTATCCAGTGGGGATCAATAG